From the Clostridium cagae genome, the window ACTACTTACAGAATTTAAAAGTATAACTGCTGATATAATTATAATTGTAAACTTCTTTTTCATCATATTCTCCTTATATAGTTTTATATAATATAAAACCAGAATATTTACCTATTCATCCAATGAATGTACAAGTAAATTTAATTTTATGAGTATAGAAGACTATCTTTATTATAAAACAAAATTAGTTTCTATTTTTTACGAATTTATTAATAATTCATTACTTAAGAAAAAAATATAATTTTATAAAGAACAAAATCTCCAAGACGACTTTAGATCCGTGGATTTTTTAGCCATGCAACCTTTCTAAACGCAGTGTAGTAACAATGGTAGAGCATATAATTATTTTTTATTCTTTAAAGATATTTATCATATCTTTAAAACACGATATTATAAAAACCATCCTCAAATTTTAAATTTTTATAAGTTCCCAAAAATAAAAAAGTGGCTAATATAGCCACTTTTTTCAAAATCTTATGAATTAAAATATAAAGTTATTTTTATATAACACATATTATTTGAAATATTCATCTAAGATTCTTCTATCAAATTCTTCAAATTCATATTTTTCTAAATTATTTTTACTTATCCAATTTGCATCTGAATAAATTTTGTCCAAAACATATCTTTCTCTCAGAACTCCAGTATATACCTTTACTGCTTCTTCTTCATTTATACTGAATTCTTTAAATTCTTCAAGTTGAAAAAGTACTGTCTTTAACATCTTATTTGCTGCTTTACTTAAAGATTTTTCACAATCTTTTTTTCCTTTTAAGGGTGTGTTAAGTAATGACCATATTTCCTGTTGTCCTCTTTTAACCTTCTTTTTTAAAACTAAAATGTTGTTAAAATCATCTTTTAATATTAGTACACATCCAATAATATTCATAGCTGTATTCTCCCTACATTTAATCTCTTGTATTTTATTTTACAAATAAATTATAACTCAATAGTCTAAATTATGAAACATATTTGACATAATTTTTAAATTAATAAAAAATATTAATTTATGTTACTAAAAAATTTTTCACATTTTACCATTTTTATCAAATATGACGTAAAATTAATACTTTAATATTATAATTTTAATTTGAAACGTATTCATAGATGTTTTTTCAGTTTTTTGTTGTTTTTTTAATAAATTGTTAATTTATCTGAGATGTAATTTTTTTTTTTATAAGTTATATTATACTTAAGAAAAGATTTTAAACTTAAAGAATTTATTATAAAATATTTTTTGAATCGGAGGGATTATTATGAACTATGGAACACTAAAAAAATCTAAATTACACTTAGTAGCTAACGCTACTAAAAATATCTCTCAAAATAAAAATTTAGAAAATTCATTAGATTTATCAGAAATTTTAACAAAAGTATGGAATTGTATTTCTAATTTATTTAATAATAATTCGGAATCTATTTATGATAGTAAAAAATATTATTCTTATAATCATAATAATAAATATACAATTGAAGACCCTACTGAGATAACATTAATTTCATCAAGAAGAACTTTTTATTAAAATGAATATTTTACAATTAATATAAATTTTATACAATAATTATCATTGAAGCCTCAGACTCTTTTAATAAATCAGTCTGAGGCTTACTTTTTTAATATTTACACTTCATTTAATATATATGAAATTTTAAGTTCTATATTATGTAGAATCAATTGTACAAAAAACTCCATATTCCATGGTGTAATCGTATTAAATATGCTATAATTTAACTATACTTTAAATGAAAGGATGAATACATAATGAACGAACCAAAAATCGGACAAACATCTAAAAGAGAACTTATAGTTACAAAAGAGACACTGGCAGTTAATGTTGGAAGTGGAAGCGTTGAAGTTTTTGCTACTCCAATGGTTGCAGCTATCATGGAAGGTGCTGCTGCTGATTTAGCTCAAACTTTTTTAGAAGATATTTATACTACTGTTGGTACAAAAATCACAGTAAATCATCTAGCAGCAACTGCAGAAGGTGTTAAAGTTTATGCTGAAGCTGAACTTACAGCCGTAGACGGTCGTAAATATTCTTTTTCATTAAAAGCATTTGATAATAAAGGTTTAATTGCTACTGGTGAGCATGAGCGTGTATGTATAAAAAAAGAGAGCTTTATAAACAAAGCAATTGAACGTAAAAATTCATAGTTTTGTTTTATATATTCCCAAAATCTTATTTAACCAAGAAGAGACTAACAAATTGATTTTTACAATCATTATGTTAGTCTCTTTTTTCCTATTTAGTCTTTAAAGTTTATTTGTTAATATTTAAGCAAAATTACAATCCAATCTCTCCTGAACTTCTTTAATAATATAAATTCCTAAAGAATAAAAAATAAAAAAAGCTGTTGCATTATATTAGCAACAGCTATAAAATCTTCTCAAAATTTTTCATTCTATAATATGCTCATGATCATATATATGTTTTTCACAATATGCATAATCACCTTTACATTTACTGCAATATCTAAATAACATATTAGGATCATCTTTATCTGTCAATCCACATACTGCACATTTATGTCTATATCCTTTTTTATTCATTTTCATTGATTTTTTATATTCACTCATTCTTATTACAGAACCAGTTCTAACTCTTGTTTCTTTATAATTACTTTTTCCAAAAAACAACAAGTAGTTAATTATTGGTACTATACATACAATTACACCTATAAATCCTCCACCATTAATTAATGAAGAAACTATATCAAATATTATTTTGGCCCACGCTACATATCCTAGCCATTTCATTTTTACAGGTATTATAAAAAATAATAATACAGTATATTCAGGAAATAGTTTTGCAAATGCTAAGAAAATTGATAATGTCACTGCTGCACCGGTTGCAGGCATTCCTGTTAAAAATGATATTATTATAGTACTTAACATTCCAACAAAAAAATAAACATTAAATTTAAATCCACCCCATACATTCTCCAATGTAGTACCTACAATATAATCAAAATATAGTCCTAATGCTACCATAAATATGCTTCCACTTAGAGGGGGTATTAATACAAATGTAATAAGTCTCCAAATTTCACCATTCATTATAGCTTGTGGGGATAAAACTAGTTTATTTACATAACTAAAGTTACCTAAGATAATGTATGTCACTGCATACACAAAAGCACTTAGGCTAATAACCAACCACATTAAATTAGGTATATAATATTTACCAAACTTTCTTTCTAGTTTATTAAGCCAATTCATTTGTGAACTTCCTTTCTAAAAATACTATTTGCTTTCTTATAATTTTACCATAAAGCTTTCTAGAATAAAACAAAAAGCAGAGCCTTCCCAAACCCTGCTTTTCTTTTTGTATTATATATTAAAATACAATACTTTAAATTATTAATATTTCCGAATTTATTCTTTCCCAAAAATAATATATCTTAGTTTATTTTTAAACTACTTTTAAAGTCTTCATACTAAAATACCAACATTATTTAGCTATATATTTGTAAAAATTTATTTTACACTTTCAATAATTTTCATTGCTTTATCTTCACTTATTCCATCATTTGAATTTATAGAGTATGATAAATCATCATCACTCCAATTTGCAGTATTAATTAAATTATCATTTCCTTTTAATGAAATAATTTTGTCATTTATACTTATGTTCTTTTCTGTTTTATATTTAGACTCATTAATTTTATCTTCTTTGGAAACCTCTTTCCTCACTTCAAAATCCAATTTCACATCACTATTTTCATAACTTATTAATATCTTATTATTTTCTTTAAGGTTTATATTTTTTATATCTTTATTTTCTATAACTTCTTGAGGTGTTTTAATAGAAAAACCTACATTAGTTTGTAATTCTTCTAAATTTTTATTTAAGGTTTCAGCATTCTCAACTACTTTACTTTTACTATCAGTGTAATTATTATCATATACTGCTTGCATTGTTGGTGGTTCTGAATTATTTAAAGAATCTTCTTTTATATTTGTTTCTGTTTTTTGTTCATTTTTTTTCTCTTGCTGAATTTCTTTTTTAGTATTATTTGAACTTTTATTAATTGCATTATTATTTGATACATTGTTACTTATTGAATTATTGCTTGCTGAAGTTCTATTATAATTATCTTTAGTTTTTTCTGATGAAGTTTCTTCACCTAACTCTAAGTTCTTCTCATTATTTTCATATGTATCTGCATCTGTGTCATTTACATTTGAGCTTTCATTACTGTTATCTTTTGTTTGATTAAATGATATTTCTTTATTGTCGTTTAATGACATTTTCATTTTATCATTTAAACTCATTTTTACATTAACTGAAAATACAATAATACTAAAGCACGCTGCTGCTGCTAAAGTTCCTAAGCTTCTATAACTTTTCTTCTTAAATTTATCTTTTGTATTTTCTTGCTTTATAGAATCTATATTATTTAATATTCTTTTTCTCATTTCATCATCTACAGTAATTTTATCCATAGTCTTTTTATAATTCTTACTCAAAATCATAATCCTCCTTCAATTTGTCTTTTAGTATATTTCTAGCTCTATGCAATAATGATCGTACTGTAGATTCCTTTTTATTAATTAAATTTGAAATTTGAATTGTAGAATAATCTTCATAATAAAATAAATGTATAACTTCTCTATATTTAGTAGGTAACTTCATAACAGCCTCAAAAACATCATGATTTAAATAGTTATCATAGTATGGAAGTTCTTGAAACTCTTCTCTTTTTTTAAACCAAGAAGATTTTAATTTATTTTTACAAATATTTCTACTTACACATATAAGCCATGCTTTTTTATGTTCTTCATTTTCAAATTCATTTGTACCCTGAATTAATTTAAGTAAAACTTCTTGTAATATATCTTCAGCATCATGTATATTTTTCATATATGAATATCCAAGTCTTAATATC encodes:
- a CDS encoding thioesterase family protein, with amino-acid sequence MNEPKIGQTSKRELIVTKETLAVNVGSGSVEVFATPMVAAIMEGAAADLAQTFLEDIYTTVGTKITVNHLAATAEGVKVYAEAELTAVDGRKYSFSLKAFDNKGLIATGEHERVCIKKESFINKAIERKNS
- a CDS encoding rhomboid family intramembrane serine protease, producing the protein MNWLNKLERKFGKYYIPNLMWLVISLSAFVYAVTYIILGNFSYVNKLVLSPQAIMNGEIWRLITFVLIPPLSGSIFMVALGLYFDYIVGTTLENVWGGFKFNVYFFVGMLSTIIISFLTGMPATGAAVTLSIFLAFAKLFPEYTVLLFFIIPVKMKWLGYVAWAKIIFDIVSSLINGGGFIGVIVCIVPIINYLLFFGKSNYKETRVRTGSVIRMSEYKKSMKMNKKGYRHKCAVCGLTDKDDPNMLFRYCSKCKGDYAYCEKHIYDHEHIIE
- a CDS encoding RNA polymerase sigma factor, giving the protein MGNSLYIDEDISQDLDKYGDMILRLGYSYMKNIHDAEDILQEVLLKLIQGTNEFENEEHKKAWLICVSRNICKNKLKSSWFKKREEFQELPYYDNYLNHDVFEAVMKLPTKYREVIHLFYYEDYSTIQISNLINKKESTVRSLLHRARNILKDKLKEDYDFE